In Centropristis striata isolate RG_2023a ecotype Rhode Island chromosome 1, C.striata_1.0, whole genome shotgun sequence, one DNA window encodes the following:
- the acsl1a gene encoding long-chain-fatty-acid--CoA ligase 1a isoform X1 — protein MQAQEVLRQLRIPELDDFRQYVRGFPTNALMGVGAFAAITGYWFATRPKALKPPCDLGLQSLEMPGGERARRSVLNDDDEHVTHYYSDACTMYEVFQRGIRVSNNGPCLGSRKPNQPYEWLTYIEVADRAEHIGSALLHRGHSHTGDKYIGIFSQNRPEWTISELACYTYSMVAVPLYDTLGTEATGYIIDKAAISTVICDLPEKARMILDCVSGKGRTVKTIVLFEAFDGELVTRGQECGVEILSLKEFEALGAANLQKPVPPKPEDLALICFTSGTTGNPKGAMLTHGNVISNTAAFIKITQVHCMLTLHDIHASYLPLAHMFERVVQGVILIHGARIGYFQGDIRLLMDDLKMLQPTVFPVVPRLLNRMFDKVFSQANTPLKRWLLDFAFKRKEAELKSGVVRKDSMWDKIIFKKVQASLGGRVRLIITGAAPVSPTILTFLRAALGCQFYEGYGQTECTAGCTMSMPGDWTAGHVGPPLPCNAVKLVDVAEMNYLAANGEGEVCVKGPNVFLGYLKDPEKTSEAIDEDGWLHTGDIGKWLPNGTLKITDRKKHIFKLAQGEYIAPEKIECVYSLSDPVAQIFVHGDSLQACLVGIVVPDPDFLPMWIKKKGIEGSYSELCKNKDVKKAILEDILRLGKDAGLKSFEQVRDIALHTELFSVQNGLLTPTLKAKRAELRSHFREQIDELYAKIKM, from the exons ATGCAGGCTCAGGAGGTCCTGAGACAGCTGCGGATTCCCGAGCTGGATGATTTTCGGCAGTATGTGCGCGGCTTTCCAACCAATGCACTCATGGGCGTGGGAGCCTTCGCCGCCATCACCGGCTACTGGTTCGCCACGCGGCCGAAAGCCCTCAAACCGCCCTGTGACCTCGGGCTGCAGTCCCTGGAAATGCCA GGTGGAGAGCGTGCACGGAGGTCAGTACTGAACGACGATGATGAGCACGTAACACACTACTACAGCGATGCATGCACAATGTACGAGGTGTTCCAACGAGGGATCCGAGTATCGA atAATGGTCCTTGTCTAGGATCAAGGAAACCCAACCAGCCCTATGAGTGGCTGACTTATATAGAG GTGGCAGACAGAGCGGAGCACATCGGCTCTGCTCTCCTTCACAGAGGACACTCTCACACAGGAGACAAGTATATTGGCATCTTTTCCCAGAACAGGCCAGAG TGGACCATTTCAGAGTTGGCCTGTTACACGTACTCCATGGTGGCAGTTCCCTTGTACGACACACTCGGCACAGAGGCCACCGGCTACATTATTGATAAAG CCGCCATCTCAACCGTGATCTGCGATTTGCCCGAGAAGGCTCGGATGATTCTGGACTGCGTCAGCGGGAAAGGGCGGACGGTGAAGACGATTGTGCTCTTTGAGGCGTTTGATGGCGAGCTGGTGACCCGTGGACAGGAGTGTGGCGTTGAGATTCTGAGCTTGAAGGAGTTTGAG GCCCTGGGTGCAGCCAACCTCCAGAAACCAGTG CCTCCTAAACCAGAGGACCTCGCACTCATCTGCTTCACATCTGGAACCACAG GAAACCCAAAAGGTGCAATGCTCACTCATGGAAATGTAATCTCCAACACTGCAGCTTTCATTAAAATCACACAG GTACACTGCATGCTGACCCTCCATGATATTCATGCATCCTATCTCCCCCTAGCTCACATGTTTGAGAGGGTGGTACAG GGTGTCATCCTCATCCACGGGGCCCGAATCGGCTACTTCCAAGGGGACATCCGACTTTTGATGGACGACTTGAAAATGCTGCAGCCAACAGTGTTCCCTGTGGTCCCACGTCTCCTGAACCGCATGTTTGACAAG GTGTTCAGTCAGGCCAACACGCCGCTGAAGAGATGGCTGCTCGATTTTGCTTTCAAGAGGAAGGAGGCGGAGCTTAAAAGTGGTGTGGTCAGAAAGGACAGCATGTGGGACAAAATCATCTTCAAAAAAGTTCAG GCGAGTCTGGGTGGTCGTGTCAGACTCATCATCACAGGAGCAGCCCCGGTGTCTCCCACCATCCTGACGTTCCTCCGAGCTGCACTGGGCTGTCAG TTTTATGAAGGTTACGGACAGACTGAATGCACCGCCGGGTGCACCATGTCGATGCCCGGGGACTGGACAGCAG GTCATGTTGGGCCTCCTCTGCCGTGCAATGCTGTCAAACTGGTGGATGTGGCAGAAATGAACTACCTGGCAGCCAATGGAGAGGGAGAG GTGTGTGTCAAAGGACCAAATGTTTTCCTTGGATACCTGAAAGATCCCGAGAAAACGTCAGAGGCGATCGACGAGGATGGATGGCTGCACACAGGAGACATTGGAAAATGGCTTCCT AACGGCACTCTGAAGATTACAGACAGAAAGAAGCACATTTTTAAGCTGGCACAAGGAGAATACATCGCCCCTGAGAAAATAGAGTGTGTGTATAGTCTCAGTGATCCAGTGGCTCAGATATTTGTTCATGGCGACAGCTTACAG GCTTGTCTGGTTGGGATAGTGGTACCTGATCCTGACTTTTTACCTATGTGGATCAAGAAAAAAGGGATTGAAGGCTCTTACTCTGAACTTTGCAAAAACAAG GATGTGAAGAAAGCCATTCTGGAGGACATCCTGAGGTTGGGCAAAGACGCAGGACTCAAGTCTTTTGAGCAG GTGAGAGATATTGCGCTACATACTGAGCTGTTTTCTGTCCAGAACGGCCTGTTGACGCCCACCCTGAAGGCTAAGAGGGCTGAGCTGCGGAGCCACTTCAGAGAGCAAATTGATGAACTCTATGCCAAAATTAAGATGTAA
- the acsl1a gene encoding long-chain-fatty-acid--CoA ligase 1a isoform X2, whose product MQAQEVLRQLRIPELDDFRQYVRGFPTNALMGVGAFAAITGYWFATRPKALKPPCDLGLQSLEMPGGERARRSVLNDDDEHVTHYYSDACTMYEVFQRGIRVSNNGPCLGSRKPNQPYEWLTYIEVADRAEHIGSALLHRGHSHTGDKYIGIFSQNRPEWTISELACYTYSMVAVPLYDTLGTEATGYIIDKAAISTVICDLPEKARMILDCVSGKGRTVKTIVLFEAFDGELVTRGQECGVEILSLKEFEALGAANLQKPVPPKPEDLALICFTSGTTGNPKGAMLTHGNVISNTAAFIKITQGILKPSNKDVLISFLPLAHMFERVVEGVILIHGARIGYFQGDIRLLMDDLKMLQPTVFPVVPRLLNRMFDKVFSQANTPLKRWLLDFAFKRKEAELKSGVVRKDSMWDKIIFKKVQASLGGRVRLIITGAAPVSPTILTFLRAALGCQFYEGYGQTECTAGCTMSMPGDWTAGHVGPPLPCNAVKLVDVAEMNYLAANGEGEVCVKGPNVFLGYLKDPEKTSEAIDEDGWLHTGDIGKWLPNGTLKITDRKKHIFKLAQGEYIAPEKIECVYSLSDPVAQIFVHGDSLQACLVGIVVPDPDFLPMWIKKKGIEGSYSELCKNKDVKKAILEDILRLGKDAGLKSFEQVRDIALHTELFSVQNGLLTPTLKAKRAELRSHFREQIDELYAKIKM is encoded by the exons ATGCAGGCTCAGGAGGTCCTGAGACAGCTGCGGATTCCCGAGCTGGATGATTTTCGGCAGTATGTGCGCGGCTTTCCAACCAATGCACTCATGGGCGTGGGAGCCTTCGCCGCCATCACCGGCTACTGGTTCGCCACGCGGCCGAAAGCCCTCAAACCGCCCTGTGACCTCGGGCTGCAGTCCCTGGAAATGCCA GGTGGAGAGCGTGCACGGAGGTCAGTACTGAACGACGATGATGAGCACGTAACACACTACTACAGCGATGCATGCACAATGTACGAGGTGTTCCAACGAGGGATCCGAGTATCGA atAATGGTCCTTGTCTAGGATCAAGGAAACCCAACCAGCCCTATGAGTGGCTGACTTATATAGAG GTGGCAGACAGAGCGGAGCACATCGGCTCTGCTCTCCTTCACAGAGGACACTCTCACACAGGAGACAAGTATATTGGCATCTTTTCCCAGAACAGGCCAGAG TGGACCATTTCAGAGTTGGCCTGTTACACGTACTCCATGGTGGCAGTTCCCTTGTACGACACACTCGGCACAGAGGCCACCGGCTACATTATTGATAAAG CCGCCATCTCAACCGTGATCTGCGATTTGCCCGAGAAGGCTCGGATGATTCTGGACTGCGTCAGCGGGAAAGGGCGGACGGTGAAGACGATTGTGCTCTTTGAGGCGTTTGATGGCGAGCTGGTGACCCGTGGACAGGAGTGTGGCGTTGAGATTCTGAGCTTGAAGGAGTTTGAG GCCCTGGGTGCAGCCAACCTCCAGAAACCAGTG CCTCCTAAACCAGAGGACCTCGCACTCATCTGCTTCACATCTGGAACCACAG GAAACCCAAAAGGTGCAATGCTCACTCATGGAAATGTAATCTCCAACACTGCAGCTTTCATTAAAATCACACAG GGCATACTGAAGCCCAGCAATAAAGATGTGCTCATCTCCTTCCTCCCTTTGGCCCACATGTTTGAGAGGGTGGTGGAG GGTGTCATCCTCATCCACGGGGCCCGAATCGGCTACTTCCAAGGGGACATCCGACTTTTGATGGACGACTTGAAAATGCTGCAGCCAACAGTGTTCCCTGTGGTCCCACGTCTCCTGAACCGCATGTTTGACAAG GTGTTCAGTCAGGCCAACACGCCGCTGAAGAGATGGCTGCTCGATTTTGCTTTCAAGAGGAAGGAGGCGGAGCTTAAAAGTGGTGTGGTCAGAAAGGACAGCATGTGGGACAAAATCATCTTCAAAAAAGTTCAG GCGAGTCTGGGTGGTCGTGTCAGACTCATCATCACAGGAGCAGCCCCGGTGTCTCCCACCATCCTGACGTTCCTCCGAGCTGCACTGGGCTGTCAG TTTTATGAAGGTTACGGACAGACTGAATGCACCGCCGGGTGCACCATGTCGATGCCCGGGGACTGGACAGCAG GTCATGTTGGGCCTCCTCTGCCGTGCAATGCTGTCAAACTGGTGGATGTGGCAGAAATGAACTACCTGGCAGCCAATGGAGAGGGAGAG GTGTGTGTCAAAGGACCAAATGTTTTCCTTGGATACCTGAAAGATCCCGAGAAAACGTCAGAGGCGATCGACGAGGATGGATGGCTGCACACAGGAGACATTGGAAAATGGCTTCCT AACGGCACTCTGAAGATTACAGACAGAAAGAAGCACATTTTTAAGCTGGCACAAGGAGAATACATCGCCCCTGAGAAAATAGAGTGTGTGTATAGTCTCAGTGATCCAGTGGCTCAGATATTTGTTCATGGCGACAGCTTACAG GCTTGTCTGGTTGGGATAGTGGTACCTGATCCTGACTTTTTACCTATGTGGATCAAGAAAAAAGGGATTGAAGGCTCTTACTCTGAACTTTGCAAAAACAAG GATGTGAAGAAAGCCATTCTGGAGGACATCCTGAGGTTGGGCAAAGACGCAGGACTCAAGTCTTTTGAGCAG GTGAGAGATATTGCGCTACATACTGAGCTGTTTTCTGTCCAGAACGGCCTGTTGACGCCCACCCTGAAGGCTAAGAGGGCTGAGCTGCGGAGCCACTTCAGAGAGCAAATTGATGAACTCTATGCCAAAATTAAGATGTAA